The Verrucomicrobiia bacterium DNA window CGTCTTCCCCGCCTTCTTAAGGTCGGCAAGGATGGCCATGACATCTTCCCCGGACTTGCTGTCCAGGTTACCCGTTGGCTCATCAGCCAAAATAATGTCCGGATCGTTGATGAGTGCACGGGCAATGGCTACCCGCTGCTTTTCACCACCCGAGAGCTTGGTAGGTACATGGTGAATGCGATGTCCCAATCCCAAATCCGTCAGAAGCTGTATGGCCCTGGCCTTGCGGTCTGGCTGCCTCAGGTACTGGGCTGGCATGAGTACATTAGCCAACGCCGTAAGACGCGGAAGCAGATTGAAAGACTGGAATACAAACCCAATTTTGGCGGCGCGGAGTTCTGCCAACCGCCTGTCCGAAAGGGAAAGGTGTGCCGCTTCCCCTGACAACCAAAGCTTGCCCTGGGTTGGTCTGTCCAAAAGGCCGATCAAATTCATAAGGGTTGATTTGCCGGAACCTGACGGGCCCATAATGGCAACCAACTCACCTGCCTCCACCTCTAAACTGATCCCTTTAAGGACCGGTACGGCGTTGCCGCCTTCTTCATAGGTTTTCACCACCTCACGCACCTTAATGGCGGGACTTTTCATCTACTTCTCTACGACTACTGAAATGACTCCCGTTGATGTACTGGCAATGGCCGCAAATGCGTCACAAGAAAGGTCGATCACCCTATTCTCTCCAAATGGGCCCCTGTCATCAATCACCACTTCTATCGACTTGCCGTTCGCCAGATTGGTGACCACTACTTTAGTACCCTTGGGCAGCGTCTTATGGGCAGCAGTGAACCGGTTAATGCCACAAGCCCGGTAGAATGTGCCCAACCCCTTGTCCAGGCGGGTCACTTTGGTCCCCCGCACAATAACTTCGTTCACCGGCTCACTGGTGCGTTCCGCCTTGAGCTTGGTGCGCGACACTTCCCGCACTTTCCCGTCCGCACCTGTTTCACGACGCACCAAGTAGGTGGTTTTTAGTACACCGTTCTTACCAGCTTGCTCCACTTTGGTGACACCCCGGTCGAGGTTGGGATCGTCCTTTTTTTGAGTGGTGTACGGAACTGCCGTGGCAAGGGTCAGCTCAGTCTCCGCCACACGGGTAATGCTGATAGCCACAGGTTCGTCATTAGGGACAAGTGCCATAGTACGTGCAGGCGTAACTTTGTCCTTACTGGCCAACTCCAAATGCTGCTCCTCTGCCAAAGCCTCAACGGTAGGTGCCCAGGTGCGCACTGTCCGTGTGGTTCCCGCCTCAGTAATCTTCACTACCTGCGCTCGGTATACCAAAAGCTGGCTTCCAATCCCCATCGTCGGGTCGGGAAACGAAAATACCTTGTCTTCTGGGTACACGCGCACACCGAGGCGTGCCAACATTCCCTCAGTAGTGGTCTCTAGGAAGCTCCCCGTATACCGTTCCGCCTCCCTATCAGAAGGAAGGCCAGGCATAGCGATGAGCTCTGTTTCAGCAGCACGTGTCTTGGCTGGCATTTCACCCTGGAGAAGAACTCCCATAAGTGCGCCAGCGGCAACAACCATCGTAATGATTGCAGCCGGTTTCGATGCTTTCATATGCACCCTCCACTGTACCGCGCGCAGGCCCTTCTGTCCACTTGGCGGGAATAAAAAAGTCCCACCTTTGTTGGGTGGGACTTAGGACTTTCCGTTTGTCATATCCGCCTCCATGCGTTGTGGTTTGGGTAGTCCAATTACTCCCCATTCCGGTCGTCGTTGACGCCGTATCCAGCGTCCAAATGCATTGCGCGCAGCTAACGCGCAAAGAGTCGAGTACCTGATGTTCTCATCAACCATGAACACATGCATATCGCTATGGCGTGCGCCATAGTCCATGCAGGTGGTCACAAACTCCCTCGTCGTAAGGGAATTGGTGGTCTCTGGAGAAGCAACCAAGTGCACCCGCTTGTTCCCCTTGGCCAAACCGAGGCCAAAGCTCATCCACCGCCTTACTTCACGCTGCTGCAGCACCTCGTCTTCCAGGGAAAGAGAAAAGTGAAGCTTGATGTGAATAAAGTTGTAGCCCACGTCCTTAAGGAAGTGGTCAACTAAATGCCGGATGTGGGAAAGGTACTCTTCCTGAGCCTCCTGCTCCTTACTCTCCGCCTCGTAGCGGAAAGGGCCAGAACAATAGATATTAAGGTGAGCGATCCACTTGGATGCACTCGACCTCTGCTTCACTTGGGACCACAGCCGGAAAACCGGTCCGGAGTACCACCAAGAGTCAGCGTCTGACGATGCGATCCTCCTCATACAGTTTCACCTCACTGAATCGCTCAGAAAGGTACCAAAAAATACGCCCCACGTAAAGGTGCTATATCTTTTGGATGAGTTCTTCCGGCACTTCGTGAATGAACCGGGAAGGCGGATTCATCTGCAAGAGGCCGTACAGGCGCCGCTCAAAAGCATACATAAGGTAGAGCCGATCCTTGGCCCGGGTCATGCCCACATACGCGAGGCGCCGCTCCTCTTCCATTTCCTTCTTCTCAGCTAGTGCGCGGGTATGAGGGAAAATGCCCTCTTCCATTCCTGCAATAAACACGACGGGAAACTCCAACCCTTTGGCGGCATGGATGGTCATGAGGGTAATCCAGCCCTCTGGTCCGGGCCTGTCGTTTGCCTGCTCCGCATCTTGGACAAGTGCCACCGATTCCAGGAAGTCATCCAGGTTTGTAACACCATGGGATGCACCGATAAGCTCTTGGATGTTTTCCCACCTGGCCTCACCCTCCAACGAACCGTCCTGTATGTACTCACGGTACCCTGTGCGACCTAAAATAAGCTCGACCAGCTCATCCACCGTTTTACCGTCGCTGCGCTGCCTTATTTCTTCCATCATAGTGAAAAAGTAGGCAACCTTGGGCGGAAGGTCATCGTACGGTGCGTGAAGGCCACGCTCACGCAACCCCTGTACCGCCTTGGCACCCACGCCACGGGTTGGCACATTTATGACACGCTCCACACTCACCCAGTCTTGCGGATTGGCAATCAGGCGGAGGTACGCCAGGATATCCTTTACTTCTTTGCGCTCGTAGAACTGGACTCCCCCAACTATCCGGTACGGGATGTTGTAGCGGATGAGCGTTTCTTCCAAGAGCCGGGACTGTGCGTTGGTCCGGTAGAGAATGACAAAATCGTCGTAAGAATGAAGGCCCGTAAAGGAACTGCTCCTCAGCAGCCCTTGCACCTCCCTGATAATGAACTCGCCCTCGTCCCGTTCATTCAGGCATTCAACCACCATGATAGGCGATCCCGCCGGGCCATCTGTCCAAAGCACCTTTTCGCTGCGTTCCTCGTTCTGGGTGATGACTGCCTGGGCGGCATCCAAAATAGTCTGGGTAGACCGGTAGTTCTGCTCTAGCTTAATGACAGTCGCATCCGGGTAGTCCTTATGGAAGTCCAGGATGTTCCGGAAATCTGCCCCGCGCCAGGAGTAGACGGATTGCCAGTCATCCCCGATGACAAAAAGGTTGCGATGCTTGGCGGCCAGCAACTTAACCAGCTTGTACTGCGCCTTGTTGGTATCCTGGTACTCATCAACCATGATGTACCGGAAGCGCTCCTGGTAGTCTGCCAGTATCTCCGGATGTTTCTCAAAGAGCTCCAAAGTCTTAAGGAGGATGTCGTCAAAATCCAGGGCATTGGCAGCTTTGAGGAGGGCCTGGTAACGCACGTACACACTATGCACGGCCTGCTGGAACGGGCCCATGGCAAAACGGCCATACTCTTCGGCGGAAACCAGCTCGTTTTTAGCGCCAGAAATTTGGGAGTGCACGCCCCTGGGGTTGTATTGCTTCTGATCCAGGTTAAGGTCGTTCATGGCGCGCTTCACCGCTGCCTGCATATCGCCATCGTCAAAGATGACAAACCTACTGCTGTACCCCAACGCTGAACGGTCCAGTTCACGGCGCAGGATACGCACGCAAACCGAGTGGAAGGTACCAAGCCATGGGAGGCGGAACCCCTCTTCGGGGCTGCCAAGC harbors:
- a CDS encoding ABC transporter ATP-binding protein, whose translation is MKSPAIKVREVVKTYEEGGNAVPVLKGISLEVEAGELVAIMGPSGSGKSTLMNLIGLLDRPTQGKLWLSGEAAHLSLSDRRLAELRAAKIGFVFQSFNLLPRLTALANVLMPAQYLRQPDRKARAIQLLTDLGLGHRIHHVPTKLSGGEKQRVAIARALINDPDIILADEPTGNLDSKSGEDVMAILADLKKAGKTVLIVTHDQRVAKRCDRIINILDGVVKGDHA
- a CDS encoding G5 domain-containing protein; translated protein: MKASKPAAIITMVVAAGALMGVLLQGEMPAKTRAAETELIAMPGLPSDREAERYTGSFLETTTEGMLARLGVRVYPEDKVFSFPDPTMGIGSQLLVYRAQVVKITEAGTTRTVRTWAPTVEALAEEQHLELASKDKVTPARTMALVPNDEPVAISITRVAETELTLATAVPYTTQKKDDPNLDRGVTKVEQAGKNGVLKTTYLVRRETGADGKVREVSRTKLKAERTSEPVNEVIVRGTKVTRLDKGLGTFYRACGINRFTAAHKTLPKGTKVVVTNLANGKSIEVVIDDRGPFGENRVIDLSCDAFAAIASTSTGVISVVVEK
- a CDS encoding UvrD-helicase domain-containing protein is translated as MSDIGAVLLSSLNPPQQEAVTTTKGPVLILAGAGSGKTKALTHRFAYLLKEEKENPLGILCVTFTNKAAREMQNRIARLLGSPEEGFRLPWLGTFHSVCVRILRRELDRSALGYSSRFVIFDDGDMQAAVKRAMNDLNLDQKQYNPRGVHSQISGAKNELVSAEEYGRFAMGPFQQAVHSVYVRYQALLKAANALDFDDILLKTLELFEKHPEILADYQERFRYIMVDEYQDTNKAQYKLVKLLAAKHRNLFVIGDDWQSVYSWRGADFRNILDFHKDYPDATVIKLEQNYRSTQTILDAAQAVITQNEERSEKVLWTDGPAGSPIMVVECLNERDEGEFIIREVQGLLRSSSFTGLHSYDDFVILYRTNAQSRLLEETLIRYNIPYRIVGGVQFYERKEVKDILAYLRLIANPQDWVSVERVINVPTRGVGAKAVQGLRERGLHAPYDDLPPKVAYFFTMMEEIRQRSDGKTVDELVELILGRTGYREYIQDGSLEGEARWENIQELIGASHGVTNLDDFLESVALVQDAEQANDRPGPEGWITLMTIHAAKGLEFPVVFIAGMEEGIFPHTRALAEKKEMEEERRLAYVGMTRAKDRLYLMYAFERRLYGLLQMNPPSRFIHEVPEELIQKI